The genome window AACGGCGGCTGCGAGGGGTCGGACGATAGCTGGGTAATACCGCCCGCCCGGTATCCCCGGCTATAGGTTCCGTAGACCTGGTGATTTTCGGTCCATTGGTAGGCCAGACTAGCTTTTGGTGAGATAGCGGTAAATGTGGCCGTCGCCGACGTATCGGGCTGGGTAACCATAGCTACGTCGCCATCCTGCTGAAACTCGCCCAGTACGGATTGCTTTTTGTGCTCGTAATCGTACCGCAGCCCCAGGGTCAGTTTCAGTCTCGGATTGATCGCGTACGTTCCCTGTCCGTAACCCGCGACGCCGAAACTCGTACCTTTATTGGTATTGATACTGGTGAAATTAGGAAAGGGTGCCCCCACCAAATCGGCATCATTGCCAAAATGAGTACCTTGCTTCACCGGGTTATCCTGGTAAAATCCGTACGTACCCGCAATCCAGTTGAAGCGGGACGTTGAACTGGCCGGGGACGTAAACCGGAACTCCTGCGTACCGACCCGCATATTGTTCCACTTCCTGCCATAGTCAACGACAATCGTAACCCCGTCGATAGGCGAAAAATCACCGTCGAGCGGCTGTGTGTAGTACCGATAGTTGGACTGATAGGCGGTTTGCGAAGTAAACGTAAATCCTTTCCCCGCATAGTTTGCCGACAACGACGTATTGATCACCTGATCGATCAGTCGGCCAACGGCATTCTGATTCACCGTAAATGGTTCACTCAATGCATCCTGTGGACTGGACGCCAACGGAAATGTACCATCATTCCGGTTCGTGTTGTGCTTTACGTTGAGTGTCAACGACCAGCGCGGACTGGCCAGAAATTTCAGGTAGTAATTTCCCATGACGTAATTCGCCCGGTCGAATGACGATTGTGTAAAGGCATTCCGGTAAAAGCCAGCTTGCTGCCCGTACAAAGCCGAAACACCCAGGAACAGACGGTCCTTCACCAGCGGGGTTCGCAACCCGGCACTGTACCGTTGCTGGCCATAATTACCATAATTGAGTTCGACAAACCCGCGCGTTTTGTTATCGGGTTGTTTCGTAATAATATTGATCACGCCACCCATCGCATTACGGCCATAGAGTGTTCCCTGTGGGCCACGCAACACTTCAATTCGCTCAATATCAAGCAGCTGCGTTACATACGTATCCAAACTAAACTGGTTTACCCCATCAATGTAGGTGGCTATGGTAGGGTCGTAGGACGTCGTGGCAATGCCCCGGACAGATGTTACGTTGCGACCGTCGCCGGGATTGGCCGAATACAAATTCGGGATCAGCGCAGTCAGGTCTTTACTGGTCCACAACCGGTATTCCTGCACTTGCTTCGATGACAGGGTCGATACACTGAATGGCAGTTTTTGCGGGTCTTCTTCTACTTTCTGGGCCGATACCGTTACTTCGTCCAGACGTCGGGCCGCTTCTACGAGCGTGATCGTCAGGGCAGGATTCTCAACAGTGAGCGTAACGGATTTGACAGTTGTAGCAAATCCCAGCGCACTGATCGCCAGCGTGTATTGACCGGATGGCACATTCGGAATACTGAACTTGCCCTGATTATCGGTCGGAGCGCCCAGGTTGGTGTTTAACAGATGGACATAAGCGCCACTGATGCCAAGCGATTGCTGATCGGTAACTGACCCGGAGAGGCTGCCCGGCGTCTGGCTCTTTACGATTGGAATTGAACTAATAAAGACGATACACAAAGACCATAAAAAGTTCTTCATAGACGGGTAGAGGCAATGGACGTGGTTTGCTTACTGAGTTACCAGCGGTGTAAAATTAACCGTTGGTTGGCGAGATGAGCCGTTTTTTTCGAAATAAAGCGTCCGAATGATTCGTTCGTCTCGATCGGCTGTATCGACCGTACCTACTATTGATGCGGGCCGCTTTAGAGAAAGCCGCTGTTGCATTAACCACGTTCCGAACACGTCGTACCCGTTCCCCGCGTCTTTGTTGAACGGACGACGAATGATGACTGGTTACGAATCCAGATTCTTCGACGGAATCATAAAGGCCATAAAACCAGCAACTACCAGAGGGGCTGAGAATAGCGTAAATAAGGTAGCTTTACTCAGTTCAGCGTCCGACAATATACCGAACAAGGTTGGGCCGAGAATAGCGCCAAACCGGCCAATACCCATAGCCAGACCAACGCCCGTTGTCCGCATCAGGGCCGGATAGACACGGGCCGTAGTTGGGTAAAAACCGTTGAATCCCCCTTGTACGAAAAAACCGATAAAGAAGGTCATTGCGAACATCAGCCAGTAACTCATCGACAGGTTTCCATACAGCACCATGATACTAAAGGCCACCAGCATAAACACGGGGATCAATCTGCGAAGACCGAAACGACCCGCCAGCAGGCCAAACGAAACGCTACCCACAAAGGCTCCCAGGTTCAGGGCGGTACCGATGTAGGTAGCCAGTTCAAACGGCATACCAACGTCTTTGGCCAGCGTAGGAACCCAGCTCATAACCGTATACAGTGTCATCATACCGAAGAAAATACCAATCCACAACCGTATCGTCGACGCTCGGTAGTCAGCGGTAAACAGATCGGTGAACGGTATGGTCTGACGCTGGGTCAGCATGGGTGGCAGACCATCAATCGTCGCCTGATTCATGCGGGTCAGCAGGCGGTTGACTTGACGAAGCGCCTGCTTCGGCTGTTTCCCCAGTAAAAACGCCAGCGATTCGGGCATGAACAGCGTAATGCTCACCAGCATCAGGGCAGAAACCAGTCCGGCAGCCAGATACGCTGATCGCCAGCCAAACTGGGGGACAGCCCAGGCCGTAAAGAACCCCGCCAGAATAGCGCCGATGGGCCAGCCCGCCTGCACAAACCCGACACTGAAATCACGTCGTTTATCGTTAGAAAATTCGGCCGCCACCGCAGCCAGCGAAGGTAGTATCCCCCCGATCCCCAGCCCGGTGACCAATCGACAGAGCAACAGTTGGTAATAAGCCGTTACCAATGATGACAGCAGCATGCCGCAGGTGATCAGGCTCAGCGCAATGATAAACATCTTCCGACGCCCAATTTTATCGCCGAAGGGAGCCAGCAGAAAACAGCCTATCGTCATACCAACCAGCCCGGCGCTGAACACGTACCCTAGCTCGCTTTTCGATAACGACCACTCCCGGACAAGCTCAGAGCCGGTAAATGACACGACCAGTACGTCGATGCCATCATTCATGTTCAGGATGAAACAGATCACAACCATCAGCACCTGAAAAGAGCTCATTGGCTGGTTATCAAGCAGGTTTTTCAAATCGGGCGGGCTGGCGACCTGATCGTCTAGTTGGGGTAACATGATTTTCTGGTTAGGACTGTGCGCGCAACTACAGCTACACGCCATACGTCAAAGTGACAAGCTGACCTGGTTTACTGAGTTTTTGTGAAGGAAGCGGTCGGGAAATTCGTCGATCTACACCGTAATCAAGATTTTGCTATCCTCTCCTTGGGCTGCGGTTTCCAGAGCCAGCTGCAATTCATCGAGAGGCATTCTCTTTGAAATGATGAATCCCGGCTTGATCACGCGGGCGGACATAAGCTGGAGCGTTCGTTTGAAGTCGAACGGATGGTCGTAAACGATCGAGGGAATGATCTGAATGCCTTCCCGGGCAATTTTGAGCGGGGTGAACGTAGCCGCCTGCGCTGACAAGCCAACCAGTACAATCTCCGAGCCACGGGGGGCTGCCGATGTCGCCAGCGAAGCCGTGGCCGCACTACCTGCGCATTCGAATACGGCGCAAACGTCGTTTTCCAGCCAGGTTTGGGCAATGAGCGTGCGCTGCTCCTCCGGTGTACCAGATGGACAGAGTGCAACAGCACCCAGCGACTGGGCCAATCGACTCTTCGCAACGTTCACCTCCGTCGCATACACCCGAAAACCAAGCGATAACGCCAGATGAGTCAGTAACAGTCCGATGGCCCCCAACCCGATAACTGCGATGGTATCGCCAGGCTTGGCGCTCGATGCCAGCAACGCATGCAGCGCCACCGCCATTGGCTCGACCGTCACCGCATCATCGTCGGAAATAGCGTCAGGAACATTCCAGCAAAAACCAGCAGGCAACACTATGTACTCGGCAAAACAACCGACTTCATTGACACCCACGACTCGCTTGTTAATGCAGATATTTCCCTTTCCCGCATAACAGAAGCGACAGCGTCCACAGGGAATATTCGGCTCAATGACAACCCGCTCCCCTACTTCCCGACCCACTACGCCCGGTCCAATTTGATCGATATACCCTAACCCTTCGTGGCCAATCACGGTTGGTTTTTCCAACAGGCGATGACCCAGAAACAGGTGCACGTCGGAGCCACAGATACCAATCTGTTTCAATTTGATGCGCAGTTCACCAAAACCCGGCTCCGGAAGGGATATATCCTGAACCCGAATCTGTTTCGGTGACTGTAGAAAAGCCGCTTTCATGGGTGTACTTGGTTAAAGTCAGGTGGGTACTTGACTGGGGTACTAGTTCGTTTTACATTCCACAATGCCAGCAGGACTTACCCAACTACTGGGCTCTCGGGTTAAGTCAGAATGGCAGTCTATACACAGCTACAAACAAGAAACGCCTAACAAACTGACGGGCAGCGTATTAGGCGTTTTTGTGGTACCGGGAGCCGGACTCGAACCGGCATGTCCTTGCAGACAATGGTGTTTGAGACCATCGCGTCTACCGATTCCGCCATCCCGGCGACAGAATCGTCTCTGTTTCCAGAGATGCGTTTGTCAAACGTGGGTGCAAAAGTAAGGAGAAAGGTGAAACGGCCAAAGAGACCCCGCAAAAAAAATCATTTATTCTTGCTTATTCGTAACGGAGCGCTTCGATGGGGTCCAGTTTTGAGGCCCGGACAGCCGGATAGATACCCGCGAATAGTCCAACCGTCACGCAAACCAGAATACCAAGACCCATCCAGGCCCAGGGAACAACGAAACCGCCCTGGCCTCCGCTGATCAGCAGCGAAATCATGTTACCGATGCCCAGTCCGAGAACGATGCCACCCACGCCCCCCAAAATACAGATAACGACGGCTTCGATCAGAAACTGCTCACGGATCCGCTTCGGTGTGGCACCCAGTGATTTCCGGATGCCGATCTCTCGCGTCCGCTCCGTAACCGACACCAGCATGATGTTCAGCAAAGCAATCGATGCACCCAGTAGTGTAATAAAGCCGATGCCGAATCCACCGATGCGCAGGTAGCCGGTAATATTTTCGGTTTCTTTCGCCAGATCATCGGCGCGTTCAATATCGAACGAGTCCTGCTGGCCCAGTGGATCACGGCGAATCTGACGCATAACACCCCGCGCTTCCCCAACGGCTTCATCCTGATCAGACACGGTAGGTACGGAAGCGGTAATGTTGAATGTTTGCTGTTGGGTCCCGGCCAACGCACGGGCATTATCCAGCGGAATTAATACCATCCGATCTTCGTCTCCACCGGTGAGTCCGCCTTTTTTGTCCAGTACGCCAACAATTTTGTATTGCTTACCGGCCACCCGTATGACCTGATTGAGAGGGTTCAGTTTTCGCTCGAACAGCGCACTCGCTACCTCGCTCCCCAGAACGGCCACGTTGAGTGCAAAATCAAGGTCATTCTCGGTAAAATTCCGACCGCTCTGCAAGGTGAACCCCTTCACCGGAACGTATGACGCATCGCCCCCAATAACCTGAACGTTCGGATTTGTCTTCTTCGATCCAAACTTAACCTGGGCCGCCCCGACTGCTACGGTCGAAACGGTAATCGTTGCGCCATAGGGGAACCGCTTTTTAAACTGAACGGCATCGTGATAATCGATCGGTTCATCCTTCTTCTGAATCTTGCCACCCTGCCGGAATGCGTCCTGACGGGCAACGATACTAAACGTGTTTGCTCCCAGCCCCGCAAAGCTGCTAGCCACCGAGTTCTGTATCCCATCGATCGCGGTCAGGATGCCAACCAGTGACGTAATACCGATCGCGATGATGAGCGATGTTAGGATCGTGCGCAGTCGGTTGCCGGCAATGGAGCGCAGGCCTTCGCGAATATTCTCAATAAAATTCATTTGTCAACGAGTGATCAGGAAAACAGGAAATGAGCAAAATTCAGACGCATTAACGACACTATTACGGCACACATTCATTCACTGGCTCCGTCACGCTACACATTTATTGCACAAAATTTGCTTATCTTTCGTTATCACAAAACTACCATTAGCATTCTTAACGGGGAAACCAATGAAACGGCTGCTGTTACCGCTTATCCTAATTCTGATCCTGACGGGCCACGCGTGGGCCTCTAAGATCCTGATTCCGATGGATGACTCCCAGAAGAATCACCTTAAAGCGTACGGCATTGCCTATTGGGTACTGAAAACGCATGATACTGAAATTGACTGGCTGCTCAACTACCGGGGTGGCTCGTTCATGATGCCTCAAACGCAGGCGTTCGTCAACGAGATGGTGATCCGGGGGGTTAGCTACGAAGTTATCTCCGATGCGCAGTCGGCACAGATTTTGTCAGAGGTCGGAGCCGCCGATGCGAACATGGACGCGGTGAAACTGCAAAAGCCACCCAAAGTAGCGGTTTATTCGCCGAAAACGAAACAGCCCTGGGATGATGCCGTCACCATGGTGATGACCTACGCCGAAATTCCGTACGATGTCGTTTTCGACGAAGAGGTAATGAACGGCAAGCTCCCCGAATACGACTGGCTGCACCTGCATCATGAAGACTTTACGGGCCAGTATGGCAAGTTCTTTCATTTTAAAGATCAGCCTTGGTACATCGCCCAAAAGCAGGAAGCGGAGAGCATAACCCGTAAATTTGGCTTTACGAAAGTTCCTCAGTTGAAGCGGGCCGTCGCCCAGAAAATCCGGGATTTTGTGCTGGGTGGCGGTTATCTGTTCGCGATGTGTAATGCAACCGATACGTACGATATTGCACTGGCGGCTCAGAACACGGATATTGTCGACTCATTCTACGACGGCGACCCTGCCGATCCGAACGCGAATAACAAACTCGATTACAGCCAGACGTTCGCGTTCCGAAATTTTCAGGTCTACACCAATCCTTATCTGATCGAATTCTCAAACATCGACAATCAGCCCGAAGAGCGGGGTCTGAGCGAGCACAACGATTACTTCACCCTGTTCCAGTTCTCGGCTAAATACGATCCCATCCCGACGATGTTGACGCAGAACCACCTGAACGTTATCAAGGGATTTATGGGGCAGACAACGGCGTTCAAGAAAAATCTGATCAAACCCGAAGTGGTCATCTTGGCGGAGAATCGTTCGGCGGGTGAGGCCCGCTACGTTCATAGCCCCTACGGTCGTGGCTTCTTCACGTTCTACGGTGGCCATGACCCCGAAGATTACCGGCACGAAATCGGCGAGGAGCCTACGGACCTCAACCTGCACCCTAACTCAGCCGGTTATCGACTGATCCTGAATAACATCCTGTTTCCAGCGGCCAAGAAAAAGAAACAGAAAACCTAGCATGAACACGTTCTCCGAAACGCAGTATTTCCGGCAGTGGTGGCTCTGGCTTATCCTGGCGGCCAGCGGCTCTTCGGTCCTGTACGGCGTCCTGCACAACCCCAGCGACTGGCCGGGCCTGATCATTTTCGGGCTCGTCATCGCGCTGCTCGTAAGCTGGCGGCTGGATACGCGCTACGACGACGACGGAATTCATTACCGCGTGCGACCGTTTCTAGGCTGGCGAACGATCCGTTGGGATGACATTCAGCAGGCGACGCTGGTTAAGTACAATTTCGTTGGTTATGGGATTCGCTGGAATTTTGGCGAATGGGTGTACAACGTAGCCGGCACAAGAGGAGTCCGCATTCGTACCACCACAAACAAGCGACTCCTGATCGGCACGCAACGCCCCGATGAACTACAGGCTTTTCTGGAGAAACTACACGTTTCCGGTTAGTTGCTGAACCACTCGTCCACCATCTCGGATCGACCTTTGCTCTCTAATTTACGTTCCAGATCATCGGGAAGTTTAGGGAAGAAATCAAGTCCGGTCAATTGCTCGATCTGGTCAACGGGTACGACGAACTGCTTCAGCGAACTCGTTGATGCCTCATTATCGAGCAGAAAGCCGATCATGCGAATAGCGGGTTTGTTGCAATACAGAATAACCTTGTAAAACTTCTGAGGTACACTTACTTCATTGGCCTTCCCAATGGTGGGCAGACCCGCTTTCAGAACGGGTCCTGTAATGACGTAAAGACCATTATCGCGTACGGCCCACGTTCGGATGAGTTCTTCCAATTCTTTCCAGATGCCCCGGTTAAAATCAGGCGTCTGGGGTGTTATGTTGCTCATCAGGAAAGTCTCACGCATCATCCGCTGCGAATACTTGAAATCGCCGGCGGGTGCCAGATGCCCCCGGTCGTAGCCCGATCGGGTGTAGTCAGCGGGCAACGCGGTCCCTTCCGAAACGGCAGGATCAGGCTTGAACTGCTCGTTCTTACGGTCGGCATCGCCCGTCGTTTCATAATCCAGCAGCGGATAAGCGACCCACTGGGCATCTTTAAACTCGTCCCGATAACTAAGCGTATACCCCTCATGGCGAATCAGTTCGCCGGCCGATGACCTGGACACCGGAAGCAAAAAATCGACCTGCTTCTCAAAATCGAACCGTACCGTTTTGGAACTCTGCCCATCGTTCGCTTTGGACGAGCGATCGCTAGCTTCATCGCTGGCTTCACTTTCGGACGACGACCGATTGTCTGTCGCTACATCGGGACCCGAATTCGGTTCAGGTACTTTATACGGATTGGATTCCTCTCTATCAGCACGCGACCGGCCCAAGCCAATGATCTGCCGGACATCGTTCCAGAAGGCAACGACGGGCTTGGTCTTACCGCCGTAGTGCAGAAATAAGCCAACCATGAAAAACGCGAATAGCAGCACGAGCGTGTTGCCCCGCAGTCGAAAACCACGGCGAGAATAGTTTTTGGTCGAAAATCGGGGTTTGAAAAACATAGACGTAAAACTACAGAGTTTGACTGGAATACAGGCGTTGGCTACTACGAAAACCGGGTAGCTGTGGCCTAAAGACGCTACCCTGACGAACCACAATCCGCGATCAACTGTTGAAAAAATATGTCGTTAACCATTGCCGTTATTGGTGGAGGAGCGGCCGGTTTCTTTGGGGCTATCACAGCCGTTGAAACGTTTCCGGATGCCACCGTCACCATTTTAGAGAAGACCCGCACTGTGCTGAACAAAGTCCGTATTTCGGGTGGTGGCCGGTGCAACGTTACCCATGCCTGTTTCGATCACCGCCAGCTCGTGAAGCATTACCCACGCGGTGAGAAGGCCCTGCGACCGCTGTTGACCCAGTTCGATGCCGCAGCTACGGTGCGATGGTTCGAGCAGAAGGGCGTTCAATTGAAAACCGAAGCCGATGGGCGCATGTTTCCAACGACAAACACGTCAGACACCATCGTTGACTGCCTGCTTACTACCGCCCGGCGGCTGGGCATAACCATTCGCACGAGTTGCGGAGTCAGTACGGTACAGCCAACAGAAACGGGCTGGCAGCTTGACCTGCTCACCGGCGAAACACTCTACGCGGACCGCGTTCTGGTGGCAACGGGTGGCTATCCACAGCGGCCATCCTACGACTGGCTACCTGAACAGACGGAAGAGCTAGTAGCTCCCGTGCCATCGCTGTTTACGTTCAATGTGCCGGACAGTTACCTGTTGCCGTTGGCAGGCGTGTCGGTTCCCGATGCAGGGGTATCCGTTACGGGCACCAAACAGCAGCAACGGGGTCCCCTGCTGGTCACGCACTGGGGGTTTAGTGGTCCGGCGGCACTGCGCTTATCAGCTTGGGCCGCCCGCGATCTGGCAGCCGTCGATTATCGATTTACCCTGCGCATCAATTGGGTGCCTACCCTATCCGAGAACGATCTGCGAACAACGTTGCAGACCTTTCGGCAGCAGCATGGACGCAAGCAGGTTAGCTCGCAAAATCCGTTTGGGTTACCGTCCCGGCTGTGGATCGCCCTGGCGCTAGAGTCGGGTATCGAGGAAAGTCAACGCTGGGCCGACCTGCCCGCTAAACTGTTCAACCGGCTGATCGAACGACTGACCAACAGCCAGTTCCAGGTCGTTGGCAAAAGCACGTTCAAGGATGAATTTGTGACGTGCGGGGGCATTCAACCCGGCGGTTTACATCCGCAAACGCTCGAAAGTAAAGCACAACCGGGCCTGTTTTTTGCGGGCGAAGTATTGGATGTAGACGGCATCACGGGTGGGTTCAACTTTCAGAATGCCTGGACAACTGGCTACGTCGCTGGCAGGCACATCGGTCTTTAAATCCGGTGCGCTTGATTTCCTGAACTGTTAGGCCTTCCGGCAGTTATAGAAGGTATGAAAGCCACGCGATTGACCAAATTTTTACCTCATTCAGTAAGCCCGCTCCGGCGAGCCCTTTCCCTGCTTTTGCTAACCGGACTGCTGGCTGGATCATCGGCCTGTAGCTCGACTAAATCGTCCGGTTCCCGACAACAGATCAAGTTGATGGTTGGCGAGATCAAAGAGATTACCCTTTCCAGTCGTGGAGACGGTTCGCGGCAATTGATTGGCACATCCGACAATCAGGAAGTGGTCGAAGTATCGCGGCCGGAGCTGGCTCCGGCCGTCGATACCCTGAAACAGGCAAATTCCAAGCCCGCTATTTTTCAACTCAAGGGGATTACGGTTGGTACGGCCAACGTCGTTTTCACCGAAAAGCAACCTGCTGAAACGGGGAGCGGACAAGTCAAAAAAACCTACGTTGTTCAGGTAATGAGCAAATAGTATGGCTACCAGTAGGTGAATTTCTTGGTGGTGAAAATTGCTTTGGGAATCATGGCATGAACACCCAGTGTCTGATCAACCACCTGACTGACTTCAAAATCGACGGCGGTGCTGGCAATCGATAAGGCTTCATTGAACGTAAAGCCTAGCTCTGTCTGTATGAACGCAACGGCTTCTGACAGCGCGTTTTTCATCGCTCTGTTCAAATCTTTGTCCAGGCCAACGGCAATAAAATGGGTAGGCGTTTCGGCTCGTGGCAGTTTCAGCGTTTTTCCTTTGTGAACAATAAACTTGACCGTCAAGGTGATGGCCGTTTCGATGGCCACCCCGCTGACCTCGCCGTTTCCTTGTGCCCCGTGTCCATCGCCCGTTGTGAATAAACCGCCGGACACCGATACCGGAAGGTGTAGGGTCGTTCCTTTTGTCAGGTGTTTGATATCCAGATTACCACCGAAAAACGCTGGAGGAATCGAACTGACCCGTCCCGTTTCGGGCGGGGGCGACAGCGCCATCACGCCCATGAACGGCTTTAACGGCACTTCGACGCCTTCTTTCAGGATGGCCACTTTTCGTTTGGCATCATAGCGGTACACGAACGTCTCGCGGGTTTTAACCTCATCCGGAATACCGCCCCCGCCCGGCCATACGCTATTAACCCCAAAACCCGCCGGAAAGGTAAGATCGAGAATCCGGATCTCCAGACTATCACCGGGCTCGGCACCGTCGATGTAGACCGGGCCCGTCAGCATGTGTCCACGTATACCCGATGGGTCGGGTTTTACGGTTTTCATGATGGCGATCACCGCCTGCGCGTGGGCATCGATGGGCAATTGGTTTTTGGTATAAAACTCTTCCGGATTGGTCCGGCTAACACCCGACGGATTGACGGTCTGGATTTCGACGACATCACCGTCTTTCACCGTATAGACAGGTTTCACGTCAGCACCGAAATAGCCATAGACCATGTTCTCTGGTATTGAACGGACCACATGATCGGGTTTTACTACCCGACTGGCAATTGATTTGTCCAACGGGTCGGGGGCCGGACTCAGGAGCGATTCCGCGTTGGCGGACAGTCCACCCAGCGAGAGAGCCGCCAGCCCGCTTTGTGTTGTTCGGTGTAAAAATTTTCGTCGCGACGTTTTCATCAGGTTGTATGGTTGGCTGATCTCTAAAGATAAAAATTTACCGACCAATCGGTTATTCAGACCCTGTTTTATGATCAGTTATTATCCCTGCTTACGAAAACAACCTGTCGGCTGAACCGGTTACGACCTAGATATAACGTACTGTACCGTGACACAACCCGTTTCAATCGCTGAACCGTCGGCCCCCAACAAGTGGATTATTCTGGGCACCGTCATGTTCGGCACGTTCATGTCTACGCTCGACAGTAGCATTGTGAACATCGCCTTGCCTACCATCCGCCGGGAACTGGGCGCGGGCGATAGTGTCGAATGGATTGTCCTGTGCTACCTGTTGACCACGACCAGCACCCTGCTCATTATGGGCAAACTGTCGGACTGGGTGGGTCGTCGGCAATTGTACATAAGTGGATTCTGCGTTTTTGTACTGGGGTCTTTGTTGTGCGGTTTTGCCTGGAGCCTCTGGTCGCTGGTGGCGTTTCGGGTGCTTCAGGGGCTGGGTGCTTCCATGATCTTCGCCGTTGGTCCCGCCATTATCAGTGACACATTTTCTCCGAAAGAACGCGGGCAGGCACTCGGCTTAATGGGTTCCGTTGTGGCAGCAGGCTCCAGCGCGGGACCCGTCATCGGCGGATTATTACTGGGAAAATTCGGCTGGTCCAGCATTTTTTTTGTCAACGTCCCCATTGGTTTACTGGCTATCTGGCGAGCGTGGACGATACTACCCGCCAGTCCGAAAGTTAGCGGACAGCAGTTCGATCTGGTTGGCGCGGGGTTGTTTCTGATCGGTGTTATTACCTTGCTGACGGGACTTGATTTTGGTCCGGAGCCTCGTTATGGCTGGGACAATGCCCTTGTCGTCGGACTGCTCAGCGTAGGGGGTATTCTACTGCTGACTTTTTTTCTGTGGGAGATGCGGGTCAAAGAACCGATGCTTCGACTTAGTTTATTCCGGGTCCGACCGTTCACCGCTGCCATTCTCGCGGCTTTCTGCGGGTTTGTTGCTTCCGGCGCAAACCTGTTTGTGATTCCCTTCTTTTTACAGCAGTTACTGCAATTGACGCCCGAGAAAGCAGGCTTGATCTTGCTGGCCGGTCCGCTGACACTCAGCGTTGTCGCACCACTGGGTGGTTATTTATCCGGCAAAATCAGCGCCCGATGGTTGTCGAGTTTCGGCTTATTGGTTACCACTTGCGGCTATTTTGCTTTTTCGTTTCTGGATGTCAACTGGGACTGGAAAGATGTCGTCTGGCGAAGTGCGCTGGTTAGCCTAGGCTTTGGTTTGTTTCAATCGCCAAACAGCAGCAGTGCCCTGAACGCGGCTCCTCTGGCGCAACGCGGCATTGCCAGCAGCATGATTGCGTTCATGCGCAATTTGGGATTTGTGATCGGCATTGCGCTGGCCGCTGCCGTCTGGTATAGCGTCCGCAATCGGTATGCACTGGCAAATAACGTTGCGCCCGACACAACGCCTGCCCAACTGCTGGGTATGCATTACGTCTACCTGACCATGACGGGTCTGGTCTTGACGGGCGCGATCATTTCGCTGACCCGTGGTAAGACGCAGGAACCCTCACAACCCGCCTATCCCGAAAATCCAGTTCCCGCAGTAGCCAATTAGCCATTGTCGTGTAAGAGTATTGGATTGCCAGATTCGACACCCCTACACGACAAGACACCACTACTTTTACCGCTTTGGGCCGATTGAATCGTAGATGACCACTTTTTCCCAGAGCGACGCATAATTCTTGCGAAAATCGTCGTGAATAGGATCTTTCTGGTAGCTTTCTTCGTCCGCGGGACTATCAAAGAAACACAGCCACGAATAGGCGTATTTGCGCTCAATGACGTCACGGGTTGTATTCGCGGGTGTTCCGATATG of Spirosoma agri contains these proteins:
- a CDS encoding TonB-dependent receptor, which encodes MKNFLWSLCIVFISSIPIVKSQTPGSLSGSVTDQQSLGISGAYVHLLNTNLGAPTDNQGKFSIPNVPSGQYTLAISALGFATTVKSVTLTVENPALTITLVEAARRLDEVTVSAQKVEEDPQKLPFSVSTLSSKQVQEYRLWTSKDLTALIPNLYSANPGDGRNVTSVRGIATTSYDPTIATYIDGVNQFSLDTYVTQLLDIERIEVLRGPQGTLYGRNAMGGVINIITKQPDNKTRGFVELNYGNYGQQRYSAGLRTPLVKDRLFLGVSALYGQQAGFYRNAFTQSSFDRANYVMGNYYLKFLASPRWSLTLNVKHNTNRNDGTFPLASSPQDALSEPFTVNQNAVGRLIDQVINTSLSANYAGKGFTFTSQTAYQSNYRYYTQPLDGDFSPIDGVTIVVDYGRKWNNMRVGTQEFRFTSPASSTSRFNWIAGTYGFYQDNPVKQGTHFGNDADLVGAPFPNFTSINTNKGTSFGVAGYGQGTYAINPRLKLTLGLRYDYEHKKQSVLGEFQQDGDVAMVTQPDTSATATFTAISPKASLAYQWTENHQVYGTYSRGYRAGGITQLSSDPSQPPLYAYKPEYSNNVEIGVKNTFWNNQLRVNVAAFYTQVQDAQVPTLVLPDAITITRNAGQLTSRGVELEVQATPAKGLELTYQLGYTKATYGSLNLASNGETVNLKGNRQLFTPDVTSMLAVQYSYALGGAQQFRLIARGEWSYLGKQYFDLANQISQQGYGLFNTRLGISSRHADLFFWGRNLSNETFIDYAYNFGAAHLGNPRTYGTTLRVNF
- a CDS encoding MFS transporter gives rise to the protein MLPQLDDQVASPPDLKNLLDNQPMSSFQVLMVVICFILNMNDGIDVLVVSFTGSELVREWSLSKSELGYVFSAGLVGMTIGCFLLAPFGDKIGRRKMFIIALSLITCGMLLSSLVTAYYQLLLCRLVTGLGIGGILPSLAAVAAEFSNDKRRDFSVGFVQAGWPIGAILAGFFTAWAVPQFGWRSAYLAAGLVSALMLVSITLFMPESLAFLLGKQPKQALRQVNRLLTRMNQATIDGLPPMLTQRQTIPFTDLFTADYRASTIRLWIGIFFGMMTLYTVMSWVPTLAKDVGMPFELATYIGTALNLGAFVGSVSFGLLAGRFGLRRLIPVFMLVAFSIMVLYGNLSMSYWLMFAMTFFIGFFVQGGFNGFYPTTARVYPALMRTTGVGLAMGIGRFGAILGPTLFGILSDAELSKATLFTLFSAPLVVAGFMAFMIPSKNLDS
- a CDS encoding zinc-dependent alcohol dehydrogenase; protein product: MKAAFLQSPKQIRVQDISLPEPGFGELRIKLKQIGICGSDVHLFLGHRLLEKPTVIGHEGLGYIDQIGPGVVGREVGERVVIEPNIPCGRCRFCYAGKGNICINKRVVGVNEVGCFAEYIVLPAGFCWNVPDAISDDDAVTVEPMAVALHALLASSAKPGDTIAVIGLGAIGLLLTHLALSLGFRVYATEVNVAKSRLAQSLGAVALCPSGTPEEQRTLIAQTWLENDVCAVFECAGSAATASLATSAAPRGSEIVLVGLSAQAATFTPLKIAREGIQIIPSIVYDHPFDFKRTLQLMSARVIKPGFIISKRMPLDELQLALETAAQGEDSKILITV
- a CDS encoding ABC transporter permease; this translates as MNFIENIREGLRSIAGNRLRTILTSLIIAIGITSLVGILTAIDGIQNSVASSFAGLGANTFSIVARQDAFRQGGKIQKKDEPIDYHDAVQFKKRFPYGATITVSTVAVGAAQVKFGSKKTNPNVQVIGGDASYVPVKGFTLQSGRNFTENDLDFALNVAVLGSEVASALFERKLNPLNQVIRVAGKQYKIVGVLDKKGGLTGGDEDRMVLIPLDNARALAGTQQQTFNITASVPTVSDQDEAVGEARGVMRQIRRDPLGQQDSFDIERADDLAKETENITGYLRIGGFGIGFITLLGASIALLNIMLVSVTERTREIGIRKSLGATPKRIREQFLIEAVVICILGGVGGIVLGLGIGNMISLLISGGQGGFVVPWAWMGLGILVCVTVGLFAGIYPAVRASKLDPIEALRYE